From Amycolatopsis sp. cg9, one genomic window encodes:
- a CDS encoding ABC transporter ATP-binding protein, with the protein MDPNTPQWTNGPVLSGRGLVKRYGAQYALAGIDIDIQPRDAVAIVGPSGSGKTSLLHVLAGILRADDGQIFLAGQRIDHLGEKKRSELRRTEFGFVFQSGMLVAELSAEENVALPSLLAGLGRKEAIDAGRQWLSRLGLAGKEKRRPGELSGGEAQRVAIARALTHRPKVIFADEPTGALDTRTGRETMDALLGAAHETGAAVIVVTHDRELAESMPKTVAIRDGLIATRQAA; encoded by the coding sequence GTGGACCCGAACACTCCACAGTGGACCAACGGCCCGGTGCTGTCCGGCCGGGGGCTGGTGAAGCGCTACGGCGCCCAGTACGCCCTGGCCGGCATCGACATCGACATCCAGCCGCGGGACGCCGTCGCCATCGTCGGCCCCTCCGGCTCGGGCAAGACGTCGCTGCTGCACGTGCTGGCCGGGATCCTCCGGGCCGACGACGGGCAGATCTTCCTGGCCGGGCAGCGGATCGACCACCTCGGCGAGAAGAAGCGCAGCGAGCTGCGCCGCACCGAGTTCGGCTTCGTCTTCCAGTCCGGGATGCTGGTCGCCGAGCTGTCGGCCGAAGAGAACGTCGCGTTGCCGTCGCTGCTGGCCGGGCTCGGCCGCAAGGAGGCCATCGACGCCGGCCGCCAGTGGCTTTCGCGCCTCGGCCTGGCCGGCAAGGAGAAGCGCCGCCCCGGCGAGCTGTCCGGCGGCGAGGCCCAGCGCGTCGCCATCGCGCGGGCGCTGACCCACCGGCCGAAGGTGATCTTCGCCGACGAGCCGACCGGCGCGCTCGACACGCGCACCGGCCGCGAGACGATGGACGCCCTGCTGGGCGCCGCCCACGAGACGGGCGCCGCGGTGATCGTGGTGACGCACGACCGCGAGCTGGCCGAGTCGATGCCGAAGACCGTCGCCATCCGCGACGGCCTGATCGCGACGAGGCAGGCGGCGTGA
- a CDS encoding SDR family oxidoreductase — MTDLPLALVTGASRGIGAAVAHQLAPTHRLLLGGRDVDALSALAKELPGAKPWPVELTNPASLAEAVAGIDALDVLVHSAGVARIDRIENASAEAWRDNFEVNTLAVVELTRLLLPALRAAHGHVVVINSGAGLNARPGWSPYAASKFAVRAFADALREEEPDLRVTSVYPGRTDTEMQQEIFKGEGRDYDTTHLLRADSVATAVVTAVSATPDAHPTEIILRPR, encoded by the coding sequence GGCGCGGCGGTCGCGCACCAGCTCGCGCCGACGCACCGCCTGCTGCTCGGCGGCCGTGACGTCGATGCGTTGTCCGCGCTGGCGAAGGAGCTCCCGGGCGCGAAGCCGTGGCCGGTGGAGCTGACGAACCCGGCGTCGCTCGCCGAAGCCGTCGCGGGCATCGACGCGCTCGACGTCCTGGTGCACTCGGCCGGTGTCGCGCGCATCGACCGGATCGAGAACGCCTCCGCCGAAGCGTGGCGGGACAACTTCGAGGTCAACACCCTCGCTGTGGTCGAGCTGACCCGCCTGCTGCTCCCGGCGTTGCGCGCGGCGCACGGCCACGTCGTGGTGATCAACTCCGGCGCCGGGCTGAACGCCCGCCCGGGCTGGTCCCCGTACGCGGCCAGCAAGTTCGCGGTCCGCGCCTTCGCCGACGCCCTCCGCGAAGAGGAGCCGGACCTCCGCGTGACGTCGGTGTACCCGGGCCGCACGGACACCGAGATGCAGCAGGAGATCTTCAAGGGCGAAGGCCGCGACTACGACACCACGCACCTGCTGCGGGCGGACTCGGTGGCGACCGCGGTGGTGACCGCGGTGTCCGCCACCCCGGACGCCCACCCGACGGAGATCATCCTCCGCCCCCGCTAG
- a CDS encoding response regulator, translating to MIRVLIADDQEMVRMGFRMILDAQDDIEVVADVADGVSAVSKARELRPDVCLLDIRMPGLDGLEVTRQLAGPDVSDPLKVVVVTTFDLDEYVHTALRNGAHGFLLKDAGPALLIEAVRAADRGDALVSPQITIRLLKHFDGGGAVKAPVAPPSEPLTAREMDVVQAAARGLTNTEIGAELFLSLSTVKTHLASVQGKIGARNRVEIAAWAWRSGVVS from the coding sequence GTGATCCGGGTACTGATCGCCGACGACCAGGAAATGGTGCGGATGGGTTTCCGCATGATCCTGGACGCGCAGGACGACATCGAGGTCGTCGCCGACGTCGCGGACGGCGTCTCGGCCGTGTCGAAGGCCCGCGAGCTGCGCCCGGACGTCTGCCTGCTCGACATCCGCATGCCCGGCCTCGACGGGCTGGAGGTCACCCGCCAGCTGGCCGGGCCGGACGTGAGCGATCCGCTGAAGGTGGTCGTGGTCACGACGTTCGACCTCGACGAGTACGTCCACACAGCGTTGCGCAACGGCGCCCACGGCTTCCTGCTCAAGGACGCCGGTCCGGCTTTGCTGATCGAGGCGGTCCGCGCGGCCGACCGCGGTGACGCGCTGGTGTCGCCGCAGATCACCATCCGGCTGCTCAAGCACTTCGACGGCGGTGGCGCGGTGAAGGCGCCGGTCGCGCCGCCGTCGGAGCCGCTGACCGCGCGGGAGATGGACGTCGTGCAGGCGGCCGCGCGCGGGCTGACGAACACCGAGATCGGCGCGGAGCTGTTCCTGTCGCTGTCCACGGTGAAGACGCACCTGGCGTCGGTGCAGGGCAAGATCGGCGCGCGCAACCGCGTGGAGATCGCCGCCTGGGCGTGGCGGAGTGGAGTCGTGTCGTAA
- a CDS encoding amidohydrolase family protein, whose product MQRRFHAPVVLPADASCSLLRDAVVDVDADGRISYCGPAATAPESAAPVTTLTGILLPGLVNTHAHSPMTLLRGMGGDLPLLPWLNEIIWPAEAKLRPEDIRTGMLLGSVEMLRHGVTTSAEMYFEGEQLVDAVLTTGGRVLVAPPVMELPGLDWRAQLAGIERWIDTDGLRFGHGDRVELGYGPHSAYMLSAEALRATAESAASRGALIQIHVAEAAAEDTAVRASHGSVPALLKELGMLDGRVLAAHAIHLSDDDIALFAAHGVGMAHCPGSNAKLASGIARIKDLREAGVAVGLGTDGPASNDDLDLWEELQLSAMFARLATGDSTVLTAADVFLLATRGGADALGRSDIGALEPGRWADLVHIDLDDPAFACGLDVPDVQLLSNLVWAAGSRRVRDVWVAGEQVVAGGESVKVDRAKVQAGVAETAARLR is encoded by the coding sequence ATGCAACGCCGTTTCCACGCCCCTGTCGTTCTCCCCGCCGACGCGTCTTGTTCGCTTTTGCGTGACGCGGTCGTCGACGTGGACGCCGATGGGCGCATCTCCTACTGCGGACCGGCGGCCACCGCGCCCGAGTCCGCCGCACCGGTCACCACCCTGACCGGCATCCTGCTGCCCGGCCTGGTCAACACGCACGCGCACAGCCCGATGACGCTGCTGCGCGGGATGGGCGGCGACCTGCCGCTGCTGCCCTGGCTCAACGAGATCATCTGGCCCGCCGAAGCGAAGCTGCGGCCGGAGGACATCCGCACCGGCATGCTGCTCGGCTCGGTCGAGATGCTCCGCCACGGCGTCACCACCAGCGCCGAGATGTACTTCGAAGGCGAGCAGCTCGTCGACGCGGTGCTCACGACCGGCGGCCGCGTGCTGGTGGCGCCGCCGGTGATGGAGCTGCCGGGCCTGGACTGGCGGGCCCAGCTGGCCGGCATCGAGCGCTGGATCGACACCGACGGCCTGCGCTTCGGCCACGGCGACCGCGTCGAGCTGGGCTACGGCCCGCACTCGGCGTACATGCTGTCGGCGGAAGCCCTGCGGGCCACGGCGGAGTCGGCCGCTTCGCGCGGCGCGCTGATCCAGATCCACGTCGCCGAGGCGGCGGCGGAAGACACCGCGGTCCGCGCCTCGCACGGCTCGGTGCCCGCGCTGCTGAAGGAACTCGGCATGCTCGACGGCCGGGTCCTGGCGGCGCACGCCATCCACCTGTCGGACGACGACATCGCGCTGTTCGCGGCGCACGGCGTCGGCATGGCGCACTGCCCGGGATCGAACGCGAAGCTGGCTTCGGGCATCGCGCGGATCAAGGACCTGCGCGAGGCCGGCGTCGCGGTCGGCCTCGGCACCGACGGACCGGCGTCCAACGACGACCTCGACCTGTGGGAAGAGCTGCAGCTCTCGGCCATGTTCGCCCGCTTGGCGACGGGCGACTCGACGGTGCTGACCGCGGCCGACGTCTTCCTGCTGGCGACCCGCGGCGGCGCCGACGCGCTGGGCCGGTCCGACATCGGGGCGCTGGAGCCGGGCCGCTGGGCCGACCTGGTGCACATCGACCTGGACGACCCGGCGTTCGCGTGCGGCCTGGACGTGCCGGACGTGCAGCTGCTGTCGAACCTCGTGTGGGCGGCCGGGTCGCGGCGGGTCCGGGACGTGTGGGTCGCGGGCGAGCAGGTCGTGGCCGGCGGCGAGTCGGTGAAGGTGGACCGGGCGAAGGTCCAGGCCGGGGTGGCCGAGACCGCCGCCCGCCTCCGCTAG
- a CDS encoding sensor histidine kinase: protein MTAAPPTKTLYTRAAALVRRIGVPTAVLFAALLFDVVFTTQAALDDNGPRFVDFGLLPGFFAMTACAVWAQKRAAVAGVAGGGVLVFSTLFIHAFHIPPYSSVLPKIAITEVVAGVLMVFYVTRRARAGVAFCVVSFLVVGGLVALFGRYSGVGDIDGGTATQGLVFGLLLLAGPVVPAIAARDRRPQADPRVRRLRRVNELAMGQWPLMGLLGFALLFEFGYTYSSNARGFPILFCSIVAAIISVLSPRRPADALLGIAGMLLLSAVVTPFLHLRYDYPMPGGVPFVQVIAAMGVVVNVTRARGLNASWPRVSILSGVVALAAILNSDKPSGLQTDPQTLSVLAFAAALMLGISIAVGLMLRSRDSERTTVVQSAVADAQTAERMALARELHDVVAHHVTGIVVQAQAARMMAEQKPEVAVEAMARIENAGVEALAAMRRLVRSMRGDAPAGSSEFSEQATTDLGADLRKLVDSANHGVPTSMHLDLPPDLPHEVGRSALRLVQESLTNVGKHASGATEAFVVAEVQGAELHLRVTDDGREPAHRPAGGSGGYGLVGMRERVALLKGRLSAGRGPDGGWRVEAWLPLAAGEGDE, encoded by the coding sequence GTGACCGCCGCGCCCCCTACGAAAACGCTGTACACCCGCGCCGCCGCCCTGGTGCGGCGCATCGGCGTGCCCACGGCCGTCCTCTTCGCCGCCCTGCTCTTCGACGTCGTCTTCACGACGCAGGCAGCGCTCGACGACAACGGCCCGCGGTTCGTCGACTTCGGGCTGCTGCCCGGCTTCTTCGCGATGACGGCGTGCGCGGTGTGGGCCCAGAAGCGCGCGGCCGTCGCCGGCGTGGCCGGTGGCGGGGTGCTGGTGTTCTCCACCCTCTTCATCCACGCGTTCCACATCCCGCCGTACTCCAGCGTGCTGCCGAAGATCGCCATCACCGAGGTGGTGGCCGGGGTGCTGATGGTCTTCTACGTCACCCGGCGGGCGCGGGCGGGCGTGGCGTTCTGCGTGGTCAGCTTCCTGGTCGTCGGCGGCCTGGTCGCCCTCTTCGGCCGGTACAGCGGGGTCGGCGACATCGACGGCGGCACGGCGACCCAGGGCCTGGTGTTCGGCCTGCTGCTGCTCGCCGGACCGGTCGTACCCGCGATCGCGGCCCGGGACCGCCGGCCGCAGGCGGATCCGCGGGTGCGCCGGCTGCGCCGGGTGAACGAGCTGGCGATGGGGCAGTGGCCTCTGATGGGCCTGCTCGGCTTCGCGCTGCTGTTCGAGTTCGGCTACACGTATTCGAGCAACGCCCGCGGCTTCCCGATCCTGTTCTGCTCGATCGTCGCGGCGATCATCTCGGTGCTCTCGCCGCGGCGGCCCGCGGACGCGCTCCTCGGCATCGCCGGGATGCTGCTGCTCTCCGCGGTCGTCACGCCGTTCCTGCACCTGCGCTACGACTACCCGATGCCGGGCGGCGTGCCGTTCGTGCAGGTCATCGCCGCGATGGGCGTGGTGGTGAACGTGACCCGCGCCCGGGGCCTCAACGCGTCGTGGCCGCGGGTGTCGATCCTCTCCGGCGTCGTCGCGCTCGCCGCGATCCTCAACTCGGACAAGCCGTCGGGCCTGCAGACCGACCCGCAGACGCTGTCCGTCCTGGCCTTCGCCGCGGCGCTGATGCTCGGCATCTCGATCGCCGTCGGCCTGATGCTGCGCTCGCGCGACTCCGAGCGCACCACGGTCGTCCAGTCCGCGGTGGCCGACGCGCAGACCGCCGAGCGGATGGCGCTGGCCCGCGAGCTGCACGACGTCGTCGCCCACCACGTCACCGGCATCGTCGTGCAGGCCCAGGCCGCGCGGATGATGGCCGAGCAGAAGCCGGAGGTCGCCGTCGAGGCGATGGCCCGGATCGAGAACGCCGGCGTCGAGGCGCTCGCGGCGATGCGGCGGCTGGTCCGCTCGATGCGCGGGGACGCACCGGCCGGGTCGAGCGAGTTCAGCGAGCAGGCCACCACGGACCTGGGTGCCGACCTGCGGAAGCTGGTCGACAGCGCCAACCACGGCGTGCCGACGTCGATGCACCTCGACCTGCCGCCGGACCTGCCGCACGAGGTCGGCCGCTCGGCGCTGCGGCTGGTGCAGGAGTCGCTGACGAACGTCGGCAAGCACGCCTCCGGCGCGACCGAGGCGTTCGTCGTGGCCGAGGTCCAGGGTGCCGAGCTGCACCTGCGGGTGACGGACGACGGACGCGAGCCGGCGCACCGGCCGGCCGGGGGATCGGGCGGCTACGGTCTGGTCGGGATGCGCGAGCGCGTCGCACTGCTCAAAGGACGGCTGTCGGCCGGGCGCGGCCCGGACGGCGGCTGGCGGGTCGAAGCGTGGCTGCCGCTGGCCGCCGGGGAAGGGGACGAGTGA